In Desulfurococcaceae archaeon MEX13E-LK6-19, the genomic window TCTATCGAGAGCCAGGTTGTATTGTTCATACTGTATTCTATACCAGTATACCTGGTTGCTTTCGCACTATACATAATAAGAGCGTTGAAGGGGCCTACTATATCTGATATAGTGCTTGCTATTGACGCTCTTACATACGATCTTGCCGCATTCCTCGTAATATTATCAATATTCTTTAGGTCACCCATATTGATTGCCACCGCTATTGTCCTCTCCCTATGGGTTTATGCTCTAGACATCTATGTAGCAAAGTATCTTGAAGCACGTGAAATGGGTGGGTGAACAACATGGATCTTGATTGGATCCTTGTGATAATAGGAGAAATCCTTGTCGCAATAGGCATATTCTGCGACCTAGTTGGATCCATTGGCATGCATAGATTCAAGAACTTCTATCTAAGACTCCATGCAGCCACCGTCGGTACCATAGGCGGTGCATTCGTGCCATTAATAGGTGCAGCATTAATTGCCATAGGTAGTGATTTCCTTGGCTACTATAGATGGTTCATGGCTGGAGGAGCTATTGTCACAGCCGTTTTGATACTCATACTAGCTCCCGCGGGCTCGCATGCTCTTGCACGTGCTACCCATAAGGCTCGTGTTACACCTGTTGAGCCAAAGATAGCTGATCATCTTGAAGAGGATGAACTTGCTAAAGGAGGTGAACAGGCTTGACCCCTGAACAATTAATACTCGCTATACTGGCTGGTCTAGGTCTTGTATCTGTTGTAGCTACTTATCTAGCTATTATAGAACGTGATCTTGTGAGAGCCATACTGTTTTCCGCTATACAGAGTACTGCTTATGCATTCATATACTACCTGCTCATGGCTCCCGACATAGTCTTAGTGTACATACCTGTTGCTGTAGGTCTCTATCCAGCTGTTGTACTGTTTTTGATCAAGAAGACCGAGAGGTATGAAGAAGAGGAAGAGGGTGGAGAACATGGATAAGGGGAAGGTTTCCATAGCTTTATCAATGGTCTTATTCGTACTACTTATGTCACTTGTACTTAGCTCTGGAGGACTAGGTACTATACTACCGCCACCTGATCTCAGGAGAATCGCGTCATTATATCTTGGAACAACATATACTCCATGGAGACCAGAATTCAGTGTCATGAGCCCAGAAGCCGTAACCGCTATTGTATGGGATTACAGAGGACTCGATACTCTGTTTGAGACAGTAGTTTTCTACCTTGCTATAATAGGCTCTATAGCAATTATGAGGGGTATCTATGCTAAAAAGAAGGAAATAGACTTGAATAAAGCAGGTTTATCACTTATAGTGAAGAGCGTCACTAAGATAACATTGGGTATGATAATAGCTGTAGCAGCATCAATAGCTCTACATGGTCATTTGACTCCAGGTGGTGGATTCCAAGGCGGTGCCTCAGCGGCAGTTGCCCCCCTCTTAATGCTCGTGGTATTCTCTAGTCTCTACATGGAAATGAAGGGTGTCACTAAGAACACCATGTTAATGCTTAGAAGTATTGGTCTTCTTGGGGTGGGTATAACAGCGTTTCTCGCCATAATCATAGCTTATACTGCTGGTGGTACCGCGTTCGTGTTCCAGAACCAGCCCAAATACGTCTACCAAGACCACACTAGACTACAGCTCACAGGACTTCCTGCCTCCATCAACGGTGTTCTTATAAGCGGCACGTTATTCTTCTTCAACCTTTTTGAAATGCTTGCCGTAGCAGCTGGTTTCACAATAATTTTCCTCCTGCTCGCAGTACCCGAGGAAGAAGTACTAGAAGTTATCAGAGGTGAAGAAAGTGGTGGCCATTGAAACATACTTATTCACCGTACTAATAATGTCTATGTTCGTTAATCTAGGTATAGCACTCTATGGTGTTCTAGCGAAGCCTAGCCTGATAAAGAAGATAATAGCCTTAACAATACTTAGCGATACAGCCAACACTTTCGCCATCATAATAGGGTATAAACGCTGGCCCACACCAGAAACTCCTGTAAAGCCCCCAGTGCTAACCACACCTAACCCGTCGGTAAAAGATGTTGCAAACTTTATTACAACAGCCGTTGATCCATTACCTCAGGCTCTAGTACTAACAGCTATAGTCATAGGTCTCGCCGTAACCCTATTCCTCGTGTTTTTGACACTACAGGCCTATCGACTCTATGGCACAACTGATGTGAGAAAAATAGCTAGGCTCAAAGGGTGACTGGTATGGGTAGACTCGCTAGGTCTATTGGCCCAATAGCTCTCGTGTTCATAGTCTACATAGTGTTCACAGGCTCTGTCAGCATCTACGATATAGTTACTGGTCTCGCAGTAGCTATTGTAGTAGGCTTGTTGACTGCCAATATTGTTGTTGAGAACCCAAGGAAACTAGCCCAGCCTGCAAGACTCTTCTGGCTACTAGCTTACGCTATATACTACTTCTTCGTAGCCGAGGTTAAGGCACATCTCGACGTTATATACAGGATTCTCCACCCGAAAGTACCTGTAAATCCCGGTATAGTAAGAATACCCTACAATGTCAAAACAGATTATGCTATTACAACAATAGCTAACTCTATAACAAATACTCCTGGAACAGTCGTGGTGGATATTGACCCTGAGAAAAAGATCTATTATGTTCACTGGATTAACGTAAAATCTCTCGACCCACAAGAAGCTAGGAAACATGTTTCTGAGACATTCGAGAAGTATGCAGAAAAAATATTTGACTAAGGAGGTGGTCTTGGATGGCCGTCGAGATCCTACAGGCTCTTGGAGTAGTTGTCCCATTACTTGCAATTGCCGCATTTGCTCTCCCATTAATATCGCTTAAGGTGAAGAAGAAAGTATTCTATGACATCTATACATTGGTATTTACTATTATAGCGTTAATAGCATCACTCGAAATATTTAGGTATGTATACAACACAGGGAAGCCAGCACTTTACCCATTTGGTGGATGGCCTCCAGTAGTGGGTATAGTATATGAGGTTGATGCTTTCTCTGCAATACTTGGTGTTTTAACAACCTCAGTAATGTTGCTAATAGTGATCTATAGTATATGGTATACAAAGTTCATGGATGAATTCACATGGTATTACACACTATTGCTTGGCATGGAAGCCGGGTTGCTGGGATGTCTCTATACAGGCGATGCGTTCAACCTATTCGTAATGATCGAGGTGCTAGCTATATCAGCTTACGGTCTAGTAGCATACTATAGGTCAAAACCGCAGGCCATCGAGGCAGCGATAAAGTACGCTATTAT contains:
- a CDS encoding Na+/H+ antiporter subunit E, producing MGRLARSIGPIALVFIVYIVFTGSVSIYDIVTGLAVAIVVGLLTANIVVENPRKLAQPARLFWLLAYAIYYFFVAEVKAHLDVIYRILHPKVPVNPGIVRIPYNVKTDYAITTIANSITNTPGTVVVDIDPEKKIYYVHWINVKSLDPQEARKHVSETFEKYAEKIFD
- a CDS encoding sodium:proton antiporter; the encoded protein is MDKGKVSIALSMVLFVLLMSLVLSSGGLGTILPPPDLRRIASLYLGTTYTPWRPEFSVMSPEAVTAIVWDYRGLDTLFETVVFYLAIIGSIAIMRGIYAKKKEIDLNKAGLSLIVKSVTKITLGMIIAVAASIALHGHLTPGGGFQGGASAAVAPLLMLVVFSSLYMEMKGVTKNTMLMLRSIGLLGVGITAFLAIIIAYTAGGTAFVFQNQPKYVYQDHTRLQLTGLPASINGVLISGTLFFFNLFEMLAVAAGFTIIFLLLAVPEEEVLEVIRGEESGGH
- a CDS encoding pH regulation protein F; amino-acid sequence: MESQVVLFILYSIPVYLVAFALYIIRALKGPTISDIVLAIDALTYDLAAFLVILSIFFRSPILIATAIVLSLWVYALDIYVAKYLEAREMGG
- a CDS encoding NADH-quinone oxidoreductase subunit K, coding for MSMFVNLGIALYGVLAKPSLIKKIIALTILSDTANTFAIIIGYKRWPTPETPVKPPVLTTPNPSVKDVANFITTAVDPLPQALVLTAIVIGLAVTLFLVFLTLQAYRLYGTTDVRKIARLKG
- a CDS encoding monovalent cation/H(+) antiporter subunit G, whose translation is MDLDWILVIIGEILVAIGIFCDLVGSIGMHRFKNFYLRLHAATVGTIGGAFVPLIGAALIAIGSDFLGYYRWFMAGGAIVTAVLILILAPAGSHALARATHKARVTPVEPKIADHLEEDELAKGGEQA
- a CDS encoding DUF4040 domain-containing protein — encoded protein: MTPEQLILAILAGLGLVSVVATYLAIIERDLVRAILFSAIQSTAYAFIYYLLMAPDIVLVYIPVAVGLYPAVVLFLIKKTERYEEEEEGGEHG